The DNA region GATCCGCCCGGCCCGGAGCTGCTGCGCCTCCGTGGCGTTGGGCCGGAACCGCTTGTAGTAGAAGTCGTGCGCGACCGACGACGAGATGACCAGCAGCAGTCCGGAGGCGGTCGACAGCGCGGCGGCCAGGCCACCGGCCGCGACCAGGCCGACCACAATTGCGGGCAGCCCTGCGATCTGCGGGGTGGCCAGCACCATGATGTCGAGGTCGGGGGTGATCTCGTTCTCGCTCTCGGGGTCCTCGGCCTCGCCAGGCGCGAACTGCACCTGCCCGTCACCGTTCTTGTCGTCGATCGTGATCAGGCCGGCGTCCTGCCACTCGATGACCCACTGGGGCAGGTTGTCGACCGACGCGTTGCTGACGTCCTGGATGAAGTTGGTCTTGGCGAACACCCCGACCGCGGGCGCGGTCGTGTACAGGATCGCGATGAACAGCAGCGCCCAGAACGCGCTCGCCCGCGCGTCACGCACCGTCTTGGTGGTGTAGAAGCGCACGATCACGTGCGGCAGGCCCGCCGTCCCGACCATCAGCGAGCCGGTGATCAGAAGCATGTTCAGCATGCTGCGGCTCTCATCGGTGAACGGATCCGTGTACGCGCTGAAGCCCAGTTCCTGCTGCAGGCCGTTGAGGTCCTGTGCGACGTTGCCGAACGAGACCTGCGGGATCGGGTTGCCCGACAGCGTGTAGGCGATCGCGATCGCCGGGATCAGGTACGCGATGATCAGCACGCTGTACTGGGCGACCTGCGTCCACGTGATGCCCTTCATGCCACCGAGGACGGCGTAGAAGAACACGACGGCCATGCCGATCAGCACGCCGCCGATGACCGCGTCGCCGAAGATCTCGATCCCGACGTAGCGACTGAACACGATGCCGACGCCGCGCATCTGCCCGGCGACGTAGGTCAGCGACACGAAGATCGCGGCCACGGCAGCCACCGCCCGCGCCGTCTCGGAGTAGCGGTCGCCCACGAAGTCGGGGACCGTGTACTTGCCGAACTTCCGCAGGTAGGGCGCGAGCAGCAGCGCCAGCAGCACGTAGCCGCCGGTCCAGCCCATCAGGTAGACCGAACCGCCGTAGCCCTGGAAGGAGATGAGCCCGGCCATCGAGATGAACGACGCGGCGCTCAT from Euzebyales bacterium includes:
- a CDS encoding VC_2705 family sodium/solute symporter; this translates as MTSIQLWTLIWVAGTFGLYLFIAYRSRVSDTEGFYVAGHGVPAVANGAAIGADWMSAASFISMAGLISFQGYGGSVYLMGWTGGYVLLALLLAPYLRKFGKYTVPDFVGDRYSETARAVAAVAAIFVSLTYVAGQMRGVGIVFSRYVGIEIFGDAVIGGVLIGMAVVFFYAVLGGMKGITWTQVAQYSVLIIAYLIPAIAIAYTLSGNPIPQVSFGNVAQDLNGLQQELGFSAYTDPFTDESRSMLNMLLITGSLMVGTAGLPHVIVRFYTTKTVRDARASAFWALLFIAILYTTAPAVGVFAKTNFIQDVSNASVDNLPQWVIEWQDAGLITIDDKNGDGQVQFAPGEAEDPESENEITPDLDIMVLATPQIAGLPAIVVGLVAAGGLAAALSTASGLLLVISSSVAHDFYYKRFRPNATEAQQLRAGRI